Sequence from the Clostridium botulinum genome:
GATGAATGATAAGGGAGTACCAGTAAATGGTTATATAATGACAGCTGTATTAGTTGGAATATTAATTATTGTTCCTGCTTTAGGAATAGGTAATATGACAGATTTGTTTAATTGGCTTTTAAGATTAAATGCAGTTGTGATGCCAATGAGATACCTATGGGTATTTTTAGCATTCATTGGTATTAAGAAAGCTAGTGAAAAATATAATTCAAGCTATAAATTTGTTAAGAATGATAAATTTGCGTTAATAGTAGGTGTATGGTGTTTTATATTTACGGCTTTTGCTTGTATAATGGGAATGTTCCCACAAGGAGTAGAAACTTATTCTCCAGAATGGATATTTACACTTGCGCTTAATATAATTACACCATTTATATTATTAGGACTAGGATTAATCTTGCCTAGGATGGCCAGAAGTGGAAAAAATAAATAAAAACAAAATAGGGTTATGTAAAACCTTTAATAGAATATAATATATCTCTTATTATGTTGCACATAGATTTAATATATTATATAATATAAGTTAAATTAAAGCTTGCAAAGGAGTATATTATGAGAGGCAATTTTAGAAACATACTGTATTTTATCGGTAGTACATGTATAATAATTTTAATAATATCATTATTTTTTAGTATATTGCCATATATATTATTAGTTGGAGTAATAGCTTATCTTTTAATAAAGTTAATATCATTTATTAAAGGCAGAAAAGATAAATTAAATGAAAATGCAAGAAAAAATAAAAATGTATATGAGAACAATAATGAATTTACATATGATTCAAATGATGATTTAGTTGGCGATATAATTGATGTTGAATATGAAGAGGTAGATAAAGATAAAAAATAATTATTAGAATTATAGTGATTATTTTTTATGAAAATTTTAATAGAATTTTACTTTAGTATTATTAGTAAGAGATAAAAAGTCTGGTTTTTAGATTTTTTATCTCTTCTTAAATTTAATGAAAAATTAATATATATCCTAATAAAAATATTATATATAAATTAGGTATCCAAGTATAGATGTTGTAATCTTTTAATTGAAGTTTATTAATTAAAATTTATATATTATAATAGTTTAATGTTTTTTTTTATAGAATGTTAATTGATTTTCGGATTGATAATTAAAATAAAATTTAAAAAGTAGTATTTAAAAACTTATTATGGTATAATATTAACCATAATAAATGATTAAGGTGGAGGGATAAAATGGACAATAAAAAATCATTTAGTTTTTTAAAATTACTATTAGGTGCATATATATGTATAGGAATAGTGCTTTTACTAACTAATAATTTAATTTTTGATTTAAGTTTAAATTCAGTATTGATTATGGGAATATTTGTATTGTGTTCAGTAGTATACGGAGTACTTCATAAAAATAAAAAACTTATTATGACAGGTGGAACAGTAGCAATAATATATATTATTTTAATGGTAGTATGTAGCCCTATAATTAGTTATAGTTCTCATAGAAATTTAATAGGAAATATTCATGAAGTAGATTTTTCAAGTGAAATACAGTATATTGATTTAAATCAATTACCAACTATAGATAAAGAATTAGCAGAAAAATTAGCAGATAAAAAGTTGGGTGAAATTGCAAGTCTTGGTAGTCAAGTATATGTTGGTACCCTAGATTTACAAAGTATAAATGGTGAATTATATTATGTAGCACCATTAGAACATTCTTCATTATTTAAATGGTTTACAAATAGAGAGGGTACAGCTGGATACATAAAAGTAAGTGCAACAAATCAAAATGATGTTCAGTTAGTAACACAATTAGATGGAAAAGATTTAAAAATAAAATATTTAGATTCATCGTATTTATTTAGCAACTTAAAAAGAGCAGCATTTTTTAGAGATATGAAAGCTGGGCATACAGATTATACATTTGAGTTAGATGATAGTGGAAAACCGTATTGGGTTGTTACTAGATATGATAATGCTATTGGAATATCAGAAACAAAAGCTATTGGAGCATTAATAATAGATGCACAAAGTGGTGAGTCAGAAGTTTATGATATTGATAATTTACCTGGTTGGGTAGACAGAATTCAACCAACGACTTATATAAAAAGATATATAGATAAGTGGGGAGAACTAGTTCATGGAATTTTAAACTTTAGTGATAAAGATAAATTAAAAACAACTTCTGGTATGAATGTTATTTATAATAACGATACATGTTATTACTATACAGGAATAACATCAGTAGGAAGTGATGAAAGTTTAGTAGGATTTACTTTAACTAATACAAGAAATGGTGAAACTAAATTATATAAAACAGCAGGAGCAACAGAATCTGCAAGTATGAAATCAGCAGAAGGTAAAGTACAACAATATGGTTATACTGCAACATTCCCGTATTTAATAAATATTCAAAATGAACCGACATATTTTATGACACTAAAGGATTCAAGTGGACTGGTAAAACAATATGCTATGGTTAATGTGAAAAATTATAATACAGTTGGCGTGGGAGATACTCTTCAATCAACTCTTAATAAATATTTAGAGGGATTAACTAATACTAATATTTCTCTAGAAGGTGGAAATAAAGAAGAAACTATTTTAGGAGAGGTTGAAAGAATTGGTGTTGTTGTGAAAGAAGGCACAAGTATATATGATATTAAGTTAAAAGGAATAGAAAATATATTTTCAATTTCTACTGAAATGTCAAGAGAAGTGGCTTTAACAAGTGTTGGAGATTCAGTTTCAGTAAAGTATATTAATGTTGGAAATAGTAAGTATGTAATAACTAATTATTTTGAGAATATATCATTAAGTAATATTGAAGCAAATAAAGATGTGGAAGAAACTCAACAATAGTCTATATTAAAAAAAGTTAAGCTATATTGCTAAGATAAGCAATATAGCTTTTTCCTTGTAACTGAAATAAGAAATATTGTTCTATGTAATTTAAATAAAAAATTATGAGTAATAACTTGATTTTAAGAAAGCTATCAGTTATTCTCATAAATTAAAAATAAATTAAAAGTATTAATTTAATTAATACTAGATTTTAATATTTTTGTAGCTTCATTTTCACTTATGTCTTTAATTACTCTTATTTCATCTATTAAGAATTTTTGTGCTGTATTTAATATTTGTTTTTCAGTTGAGTTGAGAGCTTTGTTCTTATTGATAAGAGTTAAATTATAAAATACATCTAGGCTATCTTCCAATAAGCCAGATTTTATTTTATTTAAATTTATTTCATATCTTTGCTTAGATGGAAGATCGGCCTCTTCCGGATTAGATGTGTCTCCAATATTATTTAGTATGTCTTCTAATGTGTTAATATCATTAATCATACGTAATTTAGAATTAGGTAATCGATCAATAGGAATCATTATTTCTAAATTATTTTTTAACATTTGTATTATACAATATTTTTTTTTCTTACCGCAGAAAAGTTTTTCCTCAATTCTTTGAACTATTCCTATTCCTTGCATGGGATAAACAACTTTATCACCAACATTAAACAAAAAAACACCTCCTAGTTAGTTCTATATTTATATTATAACACAAATAATGAAATTTAATCCATATTTGTAAAATATGTTATTGAAAGAGGGGTTAAAGTAACTACAAAGCTAAGTATTTAATCTTATATTATATATTTTGTAATATATTAATATTTATTCACTATATATTGGTTAATAAATATTAATATGTAATTTAAAACAATTGATTAATAAATAAATAATAGCCTATTGATTATTTTTGAAAGCTAGTGTAAAATTAAGGTAAATAATTACAGAAATTTACAATTAAGTCATTGAGATTAAAGCCTGAAATATTTTTAAGAAAAGGTGGCTATTGGAATGAGGGTTAAATATAAAAGAAATTTTAAATTGGGTGAAAATATAAAGGTAAAAATATCTACAAATGGAAATATAACTATTATTACTAAGTATAAAGATAATAATATATCATTAAATAAAAAAAGATTAATAGTTTATGGACAAAATGGAGATATAAAGAAACAAAAACAGTTATGGATATTTAAAAAGAATAAAATAAATATAAAATCTTTTATTAAAGGAATACAAGAAAGAAAAAATAAGATGAAAAATAAAAGGATAATAGTTGGTGAAATAATTGGTAGAGATGAAAATTTGAGTAAAGGAATAAGCAAATATAAAACTTCTAGAGTATTTTTTTGGTGGTTTTTAATTTTGGCTTTTATTTTAAGGGAAAATTTAACGGTTTTAATTTCATGTGCAGTAATAGCGCTTCACTGTAGTATACAAGCCTTTAATAATATAAAGTATAAAAAAGCATTTTTAATAGTAAATAATATAAGCAAAGACATATCATTTAGCAATTTATATAATGAAGAAAAAGTAAATGAATTACTGGAAGATTTCAGTAAGCGTTATGGAAGTGAAGTAAAAGAATATATTCAATTAACAAATGCAGTTAATTCTTTTAAAGAATGTGGAATGAATTTAGCTAATGATCTAAGTAGTTTAGAAATAGAGGATGTATCATATTACTTAAAGAATATAAATTTAAGAAAAGAAGAAATCAAAAGAAATCAATATAGAAAAAGAAATGATGATAATTTAAAAGAGAAATTTAATACAAATATTATTAATAATAGAACAATAAATTATATATCATCATTTGATAATAATTTTAATAATAATTTGGCTATTTTATATAGGAAAGAAGTAGAAAATAGTTTGGATGTAAAATCAATTAATAGAGCAATAGAATTTTTTGAAGATGATGAAAATACAAATGAAAAAAGTAAGGAAAGGGCAGTGGTATCTAAAGATGATAATAAACTGACTGTATATTTCTACAAAAAATCCTCTGTATTTTAAAAAATATACAAAAAACTATATAATATTTGTAAAAATAAGAATTATATAGTACAATTGTTATATAATAAATGATATTTAATAACATTATTTATTGTTTTTATAAGTATAATTAAGAATTGAATTATGGGAGGATTAATTATGAAAAACTTAAAAGGATCTCAAACAGAAAAAAATCTAATGGCTGCTTTTGCAGGGGAATCAGAAGCTAGAAACAAATATACTTATTTTGCCTCTAAAGCTAAAAAAGAAGGATATGAACAAATAGCAAGTATTTTTACAGAAACTGCTAATAATGAAAAAGAACATGCAAAGCTTTGGTTTAAACTTTTAAATGATGGAATAGGTAATACTATAGAAAATTTAACAGCAGCAGCAGCAGGTGAAAATTATGAATGGACAGATATGTATGATAAATTTGCTAAAGATGCTAGATCAGAGGGCTTTGATAAAATAGCAGAACTTTTTGAAGGGGTTGGACAAATAGAAAAAGAGCATGAACAAAGATACCTACAACTTCTTAAAAATATTAATGAAGAAAAAGTATTTAAGAAAGAAGAAAAGTCTACATGGCAATGCTCTAACTGTGGATACATTTATGAAGGTGAAGAAGCACCAAAGGTTTGTCCAGTATGTAATCATCCACAAGCATATTTTGCAATACTTGCTAAAAATTATTAATAAAAATTATAATGTGAATTATATTTATAGAAGTAGTTCTTTAAGGACTACTTCTTTTGTTATTTATAAATATTAAATTTAAAAATAAAATATAATATGTAAATAGTAAGAAGAAAAACCTCTAAGATTATATTTTTAACATACTATTTCCAAAAGAGTTACTTAAAAATAGATAATTCAACAATTATATTATTATTTATCTCTTATTTTTTAAAACAAACAATTTGATATAGATAAATAATAATAGCTATGCTATTATTATATAGGAAAAAATATATAAATTTATAAGAATATTTTATATTAAATATAAATTAAACATAATCGATATGGAGGAAATTATATTATGCAAGATATAATGGTAATAGGGATAGCTGGAGGAACAGGGTCAGGAAAAACTACTTTATCATTGAATATTAAAGAAGAATTTGGTGATGATGTAGTAATACTTTCACATGATTATTACTATAGATCTAATGATAATATATCATTAGAAGAACGAAAAAAATTAAATTATGATCATCCTAATTCATTTGAAACTGATCTTCTAATAGAACATCTTAAGATGTTAAAGAATGGAGAAACTATTAATCATCCAGTATATTCATTTGTTGAACATACTAGAACAACTGAAACAGTTATGATTAAGCCTGCTAGAGTAATAATTGTTGAGGGCATACTAATTTTTGAAAATCAAGAATTATGTGACTTAATGGATATTAAAGTATTTGTAGACACAGATGCTGACGTAAGAATTATTAGAAGATTATTAAGAGATGTACAAGAAAGAGGGAGAGATCTTGATTCTGTTATTAATCAATATCTTACTACTGTAAAACCTATGCATGAAGAATTTGTAGATCCTAGCAAAAAGCGAGCAGATATTATAATTCCAGAAGGTGGATGTAATACAGTTGCGCTTAGCATGTTATTAGAAAGAATACGTAGCTTTATTTAAAAAATATTAATTAATATTTATGATACATATATTAAAGAGCAGATGTTAAATAATAGAATTTTAACATCTGCTCTTTAATAATTTCATCTGTTTTACTATATGATATATGAATTAGTTATGTAATTTGATTGTCAGACGACTTACTTATTATATACCAATACGGTACTAAAATAAGGTCTAGTAATTCATATTATTTTATGAAAAGTATTATTAAAGATTGAATTATTCCAATAAGTCCTCCTAGGATAAAGCCAAGTATTTCTATATGTTTAAGTTCTTTCTTAGCAACAGATATTATTATACTTTCTAATTTGTTTAAATCAAGAAGGTTAATTTTTTCTTCTACAATTTTTTGAATATCTATTTTTTCTTTAGATTTAATTATAATAGTATTGTATATATCGTTAATAATAGGATTTAATTCGTTATTAATCATTTCATCAATATAATTTTTAATCATCATATTAAATGGAGCTGGAATAAAATTGATTTTTTCGGTTATTATAGTAACTATTTTATTTTTTATGTATTCATTAAAATCTTCTTTATCATCTTCTTTTATTATTTCACTAAATAAATCATCTACTGTTAGTAATTCATTTGCAATAACTTCACCTATGTTTTTAGCAATTTCTTTTTGTCTTTTTGGTATAAGACCGATAATTTCTATATTTAATATAGGTATTTTTATAGGTTTTATTGGTCTAAACAACAACTTTATAGCTAATATATTAGTAACCCAACCTATCAATCCACCGATTAAAGTTAAAAATAATAATGTCATTAAAATATGTGTCATAGTTAAATCCCCCTTCAAATTTAATAGTAAAAATACTTAAATAGTATATCATAGTAATTTATAAACTAAAAGTAGTGATGAGGTGTTTAATATTCTTACATATTATTTTAAATTGTGAAAGTATAAAATAAAAAGATAAATTTATGAAAAATTTACAAAATATAGTTGAAAATAGTGCTGAATAGGTATATACTTTGAAAGTGACCAATATTCATTTTTAAAAAATTATATTAGGGGGAAAAGATATAATGAAAAAGAATTTAATAAAATCAACAGTAATAGCAGCAATGGCAATAGCAACTATATGTTTAATTCCATCAACAGGAGCATCTGCTAAAATTAGACCTTCTAGCACAATTGATCAAATATTGAATAAACCAAAGGAAAAATCAATAACAATTCCATTATTATCTGGGGAAAAAGTTACAATTACAGTAAATGCAAATGCGGATGCAGATGCTAATATTAAAGATGGAACAAAGACAGAAACATCAAGTGGATTGCTAATATCTTCAACAAGTGGAAAAGAAGTTAAGATAAATACAAATACAGCAACATCAACAGATATTGATAAAGAAAATGGGGTTTCAGGAAGTGCATTAGCAGGAGTTTCAATTTCAACACCAGAGAAAACAGTAGGTGTTAATGTTGGTGGTAAATTTGAAGATGGAAAATGGATAAGTGAAAGTAAAATAATTAAATAGTTTAAGATAAATTTTATGGCAAATGAATAACACTAGATGTTATTCATTTGTTTTTTACATGCATTAGAAGAAATATATGAACAAAAAGCGACTTGTTTAAAGTCGCTTTTTTAGTCTTTAAAAAATTATATTACTTAAAAATTTGTGGCTAGCTTATATAATAATAAACTTTACATTACTCTTTCTGCAATATTAGTAGAATGATCACCAATTCTTTCTAGATTACTGATTAAGTCTAAAAATATGGTACTGGAATTTGCTGAACATTTTTTTTCATTCAATCTTTTTATATTGTTTTCTCTAAGAGCTTTTTCATAAGTATCTATTTTAGATTCTATTTCTTTTACGTGTTTAGCATTAGGATAATCACTATTTTCATAACATTTTAAAGCTAAAGTTAAAGCATTAAGAGTTTGCTCGTACATACTCATGATTTCTTCAATAGCATCTGGTGGAATTATAATATGATCATCAATTTTTTCTGTAGCCAATTCTACTATATTTTTTGCATGATCACCAATTCTTTCTATGTC
This genomic interval carries:
- a CDS encoding DUF445 domain-containing protein — its product is MTHILMTLLFLTLIGGLIGWVTNILAIKLLFRPIKPIKIPILNIEIIGLIPKRQKEIAKNIGEVIANELLTVDDLFSEIIKEDDKEDFNEYIKNKIVTIITEKINFIPAPFNMMIKNYIDEMINNELNPIINDIYNTIIIKSKEKIDIQKIVEEKINLLDLNKLESIIISVAKKELKHIEILGFILGGLIGIIQSLIILFIK
- the udk gene encoding uridine kinase; this encodes MQDIMVIGIAGGTGSGKTTLSLNIKEEFGDDVVILSHDYYYRSNDNISLEERKKLNYDHPNSFETDLLIEHLKMLKNGETINHPVYSFVEHTRTTETVMIKPARVIIVEGILIFENQELCDLMDIKVFVDTDADVRIIRRLLRDVQERGRDLDSVINQYLTTVKPMHEEFVDPSKKRADIIIPEGGCNTVALSMLLERIRSFI
- a CDS encoding CarD family transcriptional regulator; the encoded protein is MFNVGDKVVYPMQGIGIVQRIEEKLFCGKKKKYCIIQMLKNNLEIMIPIDRLPNSKLRMINDINTLEDILNNIGDTSNPEEADLPSKQRYEINLNKIKSGLLEDSLDVFYNLTLINKNKALNSTEKQILNTAQKFLIDEIRVIKDISENEATKILKSSIN
- the rbr gene encoding rubrerythrin yields the protein MKNLKGSQTEKNLMAAFAGESEARNKYTYFASKAKKEGYEQIASIFTETANNEKEHAKLWFKLLNDGIGNTIENLTAAAAGENYEWTDMYDKFAKDARSEGFDKIAELFEGVGQIEKEHEQRYLQLLKNINEEKVFKKEEKSTWQCSNCGYIYEGEEAPKVCPVCNHPQAYFAILAKNY